A region of Pseudarthrobacter sp. NIBRBAC000502770 DNA encodes the following proteins:
- a CDS encoding nucleoside hydrolase: protein MPAYLLDVDTGIDDALALAYLAALPDTEFVAVTATPGNVDADQVARNTLALLELCGRPGVEVAIGARGPLSIPLTTTPETHGPQGIGYAVLPGPAGQVSARNAVDLWIEHARARPGELTALITAPLTNFALALRREPELPDLLAKVVIMGGSFYHQGNTTPTAEWNTHVDPHAAKEVYAAYRGRQPEKLPIVCSLDTTERMELHPAHVEALARAAGAAAPELVLPGDPEGLRSTSGNTLVRHLSDALRFYFEFHRHYDQGYLAHVHDFFAAGVAAGTLEYTARPATVDVETDSPLLMGTTVADFRGLWGAPPNARVVSGNNPEQAFRELVSAVGSLARRVG, encoded by the coding sequence ATGCCCGCCTACCTCCTTGATGTCGATACCGGCATCGACGACGCCCTTGCCCTTGCCTACCTTGCCGCGCTCCCGGACACGGAGTTCGTGGCGGTCACGGCCACCCCCGGCAACGTCGATGCCGACCAGGTGGCCCGGAATACCCTGGCACTGCTGGAGCTGTGCGGCAGGCCGGGCGTCGAGGTGGCCATCGGGGCGCGCGGGCCGCTGTCCATTCCGCTCACCACCACACCCGAAACCCATGGGCCGCAGGGGATCGGCTACGCGGTGCTGCCCGGGCCCGCCGGACAGGTCTCGGCGCGGAACGCCGTTGACCTGTGGATCGAACACGCCCGCGCCAGGCCGGGTGAGCTCACCGCCCTGATCACGGCGCCGCTGACCAACTTCGCCCTGGCACTGCGGCGGGAACCGGAGCTCCCCGACCTCCTTGCCAAGGTGGTGATCATGGGCGGGAGCTTCTACCACCAGGGCAACACCACCCCCACCGCCGAGTGGAACACCCATGTGGACCCCCATGCGGCCAAGGAGGTCTACGCCGCGTACCGGGGACGGCAGCCGGAGAAACTACCCATCGTCTGCTCCCTGGACACCACCGAGCGGATGGAACTGCACCCGGCCCACGTTGAGGCGCTGGCACGGGCGGCAGGCGCCGCGGCTCCGGAACTGGTCCTCCCGGGGGACCCGGAGGGGCTCCGCAGCACCTCCGGCAACACCCTGGTCAGGCACCTGTCCGATGCCTTGCGTTTCTATTTCGAGTTCCACCGGCACTACGACCAGGGCTACCTGGCCCACGTCCACGATTTCTTTGCGGCCGGGGTGGCCGCGGGCACGCTCGAGTACACCGCCCGCCCAGCCACCGTAGACGTCGAAACAGACTCCCCGCTCCTGATGGGAACAACCGTGGCCGACTTCCGCGGACTGTGGGGAGCACCCCCGAACGCGCGGGTCGTGTCCGGCAACAACCCGGAGCAGGCGTTCCGCGAACTCGTGTCCGCCGTCGGAAGCCTGGCCCGCCGCGTGGGCTGA
- a CDS encoding ECF transporter S component codes for MSSPSLTLPSQERPAARRRLLEILGALAIAATYVYLVLNQPADITGGPGSASALIALTGFLAGAVLLIIAVLPTLPASTLVLIPVALVLNIVLGQFVGSTLVPFYLDAIGTVLIAVLAGPAAGAATGALSSIVWSFFNPTVLPFAAGAALIGCLAGLAARYGLFRRFYLAPVAGFITGIIAGVVSAPVAAFVFGGTSGVATGAIVSAFRAMGDTLLAAITKQALLSDPMDKAIVFTIVAILVYALPRRARQQFPFIRRHRVLAGAKPASTPEGTRVDASAPAPAHGNGSGPANDSSLNG; via the coding sequence ATGTCATCGCCCTCTTTGACGCTCCCGTCCCAGGAACGCCCCGCGGCACGCCGCAGGCTGCTGGAGATCCTTGGCGCCCTGGCCATCGCGGCCACCTACGTCTACCTGGTCCTCAACCAGCCGGCAGACATCACCGGCGGCCCGGGAAGCGCGTCGGCCCTGATCGCCCTCACCGGGTTCCTGGCAGGGGCGGTCCTGCTGATCATTGCCGTGCTGCCCACCCTCCCGGCGTCCACCCTGGTGCTGATCCCGGTCGCACTGGTCCTGAACATCGTGCTGGGACAATTCGTCGGCAGCACCCTTGTTCCCTTCTACCTCGACGCCATCGGCACCGTGCTGATCGCCGTCCTGGCCGGGCCGGCCGCCGGTGCCGCCACCGGCGCCCTCAGCAGCATCGTCTGGTCCTTCTTCAACCCCACGGTACTGCCGTTCGCCGCTGGCGCCGCGCTCATCGGCTGCCTGGCCGGCCTCGCGGCACGCTACGGCCTCTTCCGCCGGTTCTACCTGGCACCAGTGGCGGGTTTCATCACCGGCATCATTGCCGGTGTGGTGTCCGCCCCCGTGGCAGCCTTCGTCTTCGGCGGAACGTCGGGCGTGGCCACCGGCGCCATCGTCAGCGCCTTCCGGGCCATGGGGGACACCCTCCTGGCGGCCATCACCAAGCAGGCACTGCTGTCCGACCCCATGGACAAGGCCATCGTGTTCACCATCGTTGCCATCCTGGTCTACGCGCTGCCCCGCCGGGCGCGCCAGCAGTTCCCCTTCATCCGGCGCCACCGGGTGCTCGCCGGCGCCAAGCCTGCTTCGACGCCGGAGGGAACCCGGGTGGACGCTTCAGCGCCGGCACCCGCCCACGGGAATGGGTCCGGGCCGGCCAACGATTCATCACTGAACGGCTGA
- a CDS encoding energy-coupling factor transporter transmembrane component T: MTAPPAGNTAAPATAERERLNPLTSFAVAGSTAVMTTAAASWPWSLTVVAACIVLSLAAGTAHRVLPAAAAVMVPLGVSLLVLHGLFFPEGRTVLAAWGPARITAEGLDFAGQRTLQLAAVVMALLVFSFSVRVPDLVAALSARGVQGRFAFVLASTLTLLPAIAGRARSIRQAQESRGLVISRSLVSRAAAFRLQAIPLVLSLIEDAGTRAAALEARGLGNAGPRTSYRMVPDSTLQRAARSVLVLLALASVVVRVVLAGTGG, from the coding sequence GTGACGGCACCCCCGGCAGGCAACACGGCAGCACCGGCAACGGCGGAGCGGGAGCGGCTCAACCCGCTGACCTCCTTCGCCGTCGCAGGCAGCACGGCAGTCATGACGACGGCGGCGGCAAGCTGGCCGTGGTCCCTCACCGTGGTTGCCGCGTGCATTGTCCTGTCACTGGCTGCAGGGACGGCGCACCGCGTGCTGCCGGCGGCGGCGGCGGTCATGGTTCCGCTCGGCGTTTCCCTGCTGGTCCTGCACGGGCTGTTCTTCCCGGAAGGCAGGACAGTGCTGGCAGCGTGGGGGCCTGCACGCATCACGGCAGAGGGCTTGGACTTTGCCGGGCAACGCACCCTGCAACTGGCCGCCGTCGTCATGGCCCTGCTGGTGTTTTCCTTCAGTGTCAGGGTCCCGGACCTGGTGGCGGCGTTGTCCGCCCGGGGCGTACAGGGCCGGTTCGCTTTCGTGCTGGCATCCACGCTGACCCTGCTTCCGGCCATCGCCGGGCGGGCACGCAGTATCCGGCAGGCCCAGGAATCGCGGGGCTTGGTCATCTCCCGGAGTTTGGTCTCCAGGGCGGCGGCGTTCCGGCTGCAGGCCATTCCGCTGGTCCTCTCCCTGATTGAGGATGCGGGTACCCGGGCTGCTGCCCTGGAGGCCCGTGGGCTGGGCAACGCCGGGCCGCGGACCAGTTACCGGATGGTGCCGGATTCCACGCTGCAGCGGGCGGCACGGTCCGTCCTGGTGCTCCTGGCACTGGCCTCCGTGGTTGTCCGTGTGGTCCTGGCAGGTACCGGTGGCTGA
- a CDS encoding ABC transporter ATP-binding protein, whose protein sequence is MAEHMVTGGSGVPNSDGKAGSASAPVLAAGIRDFTFHEAPAPVLRDITVSCPPGSFTAILGASGSGKSTLGRLLSGWLPPGGHGTLAGFLELAGTRLEFDGGPGDPRIDPAQWGRHVGFVPQDPAAVLSTVRATVAEELAFGLENTGMDRAGMEAAVERTARLLGLGSLLGQDPARLSGGQLRRLAIGCAIIPGPPVLVMDEPFASLDAAGTNELASVVRELIRGGTAVVILSQAVDALLLEADTWLVLADGRLAGGGPPAAMRPGSGLLPPAIRWPGGIQATGPSTAATSSRPGQVPPAKPAALELRDVSFGYPDAPVSRFRRRRREPGCRAMVLADVHLAVHPGEIVAVTGPNGAGKSTLLRHFNGLLRPTSGTVLVRGSDIAGAPVGKTAASVGLLFQQPREQLFERTVLREVGFGLDRLCGPAQAAERAGAALQAVGLADAAREHPAELPASAQRLLALATVLARRPAVLALDEPTVALDGNGLALLDTAVRSAADSGAAVVLVTHDLGYARAAAHRILALDGGRLHPA, encoded by the coding sequence GTGGCTGAACACATGGTCACGGGCGGCTCCGGCGTACCCAACAGTGACGGCAAAGCCGGCAGTGCGTCCGCTCCCGTCCTGGCTGCCGGCATCAGGGACTTCACCTTCCACGAGGCGCCCGCCCCTGTCCTGCGGGATATCACTGTTTCGTGTCCACCCGGCTCGTTCACGGCCATCCTCGGCGCATCCGGAAGCGGCAAGTCAACCCTGGGCCGGCTGCTGTCCGGCTGGCTGCCACCGGGTGGGCACGGCACGCTGGCAGGCTTCCTCGAATTGGCCGGTACGCGGCTTGAGTTCGACGGCGGACCGGGGGACCCGCGGATTGATCCGGCCCAGTGGGGCCGGCACGTGGGGTTCGTGCCGCAGGACCCTGCCGCCGTCCTCTCCACAGTCCGGGCCACGGTGGCCGAGGAGCTCGCGTTTGGTTTGGAAAACACCGGCATGGACCGTGCCGGGATGGAAGCCGCCGTGGAGCGGACCGCCCGCCTGCTCGGACTTGGCAGCCTGCTGGGCCAGGACCCCGCGAGGCTGTCCGGCGGCCAGCTGCGGCGGCTGGCCATCGGCTGCGCGATCATCCCCGGGCCCCCGGTGCTGGTCATGGACGAGCCCTTCGCCTCCCTGGACGCGGCAGGGACCAACGAGCTGGCGTCCGTGGTCCGTGAGCTGATCAGGGGTGGGACCGCCGTCGTCATCCTCAGCCAGGCTGTTGACGCGCTGCTGCTGGAAGCCGACACGTGGCTGGTCCTCGCGGATGGCAGGCTCGCCGGCGGCGGGCCTCCCGCGGCGATGCGCCCTGGCTCCGGGCTGCTGCCGCCAGCCATCCGGTGGCCCGGCGGCATCCAGGCCACAGGGCCATCCACCGCCGCAACGTCCAGCCGCCCGGGGCAGGTGCCGCCAGCGAAGCCTGCAGCGCTGGAGTTGCGGGACGTGTCCTTTGGCTACCCGGACGCTCCAGTATCCCGATTCAGGCGCCGGAGGCGGGAACCTGGCTGCCGGGCGATGGTGCTGGCCGACGTCCACCTGGCAGTCCACCCGGGGGAAATCGTGGCTGTCACCGGGCCAAACGGTGCCGGCAAGTCCACCCTGCTGCGGCACTTCAACGGGCTGCTGCGCCCCACTTCAGGGACTGTCCTGGTCCGCGGCAGTGACATTGCCGGAGCTCCAGTGGGAAAAACAGCAGCCTCCGTGGGCCTGCTGTTCCAGCAGCCCCGCGAGCAGCTGTTCGAACGGACCGTGCTGCGGGAGGTCGGGTTCGGCCTGGACCGCCTGTGTGGGCCGGCCCAGGCTGCGGAGCGCGCCGGCGCGGCACTCCAGGCTGTTGGCCTGGCGGATGCGGCACGGGAGCATCCGGCCGAGCTTCCCGCGTCCGCCCAGCGGCTGCTGGCCCTGGCCACCGTCCTGGCCCGCCGGCCCGCCGTCCTGGCGCTGGATGAACCCACCGTTGCGCTGGACGGGAACGGGCTGGCCCTGCTTGACACTGCCGTGCGCTCGGCAGCGGACTCGGGCGCCGCCGTCGTGCTGGTCACCCATGACCTGGGCTATGCACGCGCGGCGGCGCACCGCATCCTGGCGCTCGACGGCGGCCGGCTGCACCCCGCCTGA
- a CDS encoding 3-hydroxyacyl-CoA dehydrogenase NAD-binding domain-containing protein, protein MSAADYRTLADLFPNETVTHSYVQDIALPGTSGKPSPGTFALVTLDNGLDHTKPTTLGPNTLVELGTALEGLRERAARGEIVGVGVTGKPHYLVAGADLSAVKSLEKREHGLWMAQLGHDVYATLANLGVPSFAFINGVALGGGLEIALQSTYRTVSTGASALALPEGFLGLVPGWGGVYILPRLVGPENAVKVMIENPLSNNRTLTGAQAFGMGIADAVFEPADFLEQSLAWAAGVISGDVVPERPNAVDPASPEAAARWTAAVAAGRKFVEGKTSNASPAPAKVLDILEANRTMTAAESAVLECETLADLMQTDEFRSTVYAFLDLVQKRGKRPAGAPDRKLARPVTKVGVVGAGLMAGQLALLFARQLKVPVVLTDIDQARVDKGVAYVHGEVDKLLAKKRVSPDAANRTKALVTGSVSKEAFADADFVIEAVFEELHIKKQVFAELEAIVSPECILATNTSSLSVTEMAADLKHPERLVGFHFFNPVAVMPLLEIVRAPRTDDAVLATAFELAKALKKTGVLVKDAAAFVVNRILLRLMGEVTAAFDEGTPAEVADAALRPMGLPMTPFTLLAMVGLPVAQHVQESLNAAFGDRFPVSDNLKKLIDNNVKALWDTAPDGSRTIPQSTLELLSFGSSPSTAEQVLHRVQDALAEEIGLMLDEGVVAGPEDIDLCMILGAGWPMFLGGITPYLDRVGASERVNGRRFLQPGIASSKARD, encoded by the coding sequence ATGAGCGCCGCAGATTACCGCACGTTGGCGGACCTCTTCCCCAACGAAACCGTGACCCACTCCTACGTCCAGGACATCGCCCTGCCGGGAACTTCAGGGAAGCCCAGCCCGGGAACCTTTGCCCTGGTCACCCTCGACAACGGCCTGGACCACACCAAGCCCACCACCCTTGGCCCCAACACCCTCGTGGAGCTCGGCACGGCGCTTGAAGGCCTGCGGGAACGCGCAGCCCGCGGCGAAATCGTGGGCGTGGGCGTCACCGGCAAGCCGCACTACCTCGTGGCCGGGGCGGACCTCTCCGCCGTGAAGTCGCTCGAAAAGCGCGAACACGGACTGTGGATGGCGCAGCTGGGCCACGACGTCTACGCCACCCTTGCCAACCTGGGCGTCCCGAGCTTCGCCTTCATTAACGGCGTCGCACTGGGCGGCGGCCTGGAGATCGCGCTGCAGTCCACGTACCGCACGGTCTCCACGGGGGCCAGCGCCCTGGCCCTGCCGGAAGGTTTCCTGGGCCTGGTTCCGGGCTGGGGCGGCGTGTACATCCTCCCCCGCCTGGTGGGTCCGGAAAACGCGGTCAAGGTCATGATCGAGAACCCGCTGAGCAACAACCGGACACTGACCGGTGCACAGGCATTCGGCATGGGAATCGCGGACGCCGTCTTCGAGCCTGCCGACTTCCTGGAGCAGTCGCTGGCCTGGGCCGCGGGAGTCATCTCCGGCGACGTGGTCCCGGAGCGGCCCAACGCCGTCGACCCCGCCTCACCGGAGGCTGCCGCCCGCTGGACCGCCGCCGTGGCCGCGGGGCGGAAGTTCGTGGAGGGCAAGACCTCCAACGCCTCTCCGGCCCCCGCCAAGGTCCTGGACATTCTCGAAGCCAACCGCACCATGACCGCGGCTGAATCCGCGGTCCTGGAATGCGAAACCCTGGCCGACCTGATGCAGACCGATGAGTTCCGGTCCACCGTCTACGCGTTCCTCGATCTGGTGCAGAAGCGCGGCAAGCGGCCCGCCGGCGCTCCGGACAGAAAGCTGGCCCGGCCTGTCACCAAGGTGGGCGTGGTGGGCGCGGGCCTGATGGCCGGCCAGCTGGCACTGCTCTTCGCGCGGCAGCTGAAAGTACCGGTGGTCCTGACCGACATCGACCAGGCCCGGGTGGACAAGGGTGTGGCCTACGTCCATGGCGAGGTGGACAAACTCCTGGCGAAGAAGCGCGTCAGCCCGGACGCTGCCAACCGCACCAAGGCGCTGGTGACTGGCTCGGTGTCAAAGGAAGCCTTCGCGGACGCCGACTTCGTGATCGAGGCCGTCTTCGAGGAACTGCACATCAAGAAGCAGGTCTTCGCCGAACTGGAGGCCATCGTGTCGCCAGAGTGCATCCTGGCCACCAACACGTCATCGCTCTCGGTGACGGAGATGGCCGCGGACCTCAAGCACCCGGAGCGCCTGGTGGGCTTCCACTTCTTCAATCCGGTGGCCGTCATGCCGCTGCTGGAGATTGTCCGTGCCCCGCGGACCGACGACGCCGTGCTCGCGACCGCCTTCGAGCTGGCCAAGGCCCTGAAGAAGACCGGTGTGCTGGTCAAGGATGCGGCCGCGTTCGTGGTCAACCGCATCCTGCTGAGGCTCATGGGCGAAGTGACGGCAGCCTTCGACGAGGGCACCCCGGCGGAGGTTGCGGACGCCGCGTTGCGGCCCATGGGGCTGCCCATGACGCCGTTCACGCTGCTGGCCATGGTGGGCCTGCCCGTTGCGCAGCATGTCCAAGAGTCCCTGAACGCCGCCTTCGGCGACCGCTTCCCGGTCTCCGATAACCTCAAGAAGCTCATCGACAACAACGTCAAGGCACTCTGGGATACCGCCCCTGACGGTTCCCGGACCATCCCCCAGTCCACGCTTGAGCTGCTGTCCTTTGGCTCCAGCCCGTCCACGGCGGAGCAGGTGCTGCACCGCGTCCAGGATGCCCTGGCCGAGGAAATCGGCCTGATGCTGGACGAAGGCGTGGTCGCCGGACCCGAGGACATCGACCTGTGCATGATCCTGGGCGCGGGCTGGCCCATGTTCCTGGGCGGCATCACGCCGTACCTGGACCGGGTGGGTGCATCGGAGCGGGTCAATGGCAGGCGTTTCCTGCAGCCCGGCATCGCGTCGAGCAAGGCCCGGGACTAG
- a CDS encoding acetyl-CoA C-acyltransferase, with product MSQHGSGASTRTVRDVVFVDGIRTPFGRAGEKGIYAGTRADDLIVKCIRGLLRRNPSLPAGRIDEVAIAATTQTGDQGLTLGRTAALLAGLPRTVPGFAIDRMCAGAMTAVTTTAGGIGFGAYDVVVAGGVEHMGHHPMGSGADPNPRFMSERLVDPAALNMGNTAENLHDRFPAITKERTDAYAVASQDKLAAAYQDGRIQPDLVPVAARRPGEGWTVHSKDEPPRPGTTLADLAGLRTPFRAHGRVTAGNAAGLNDGATAAVLASADAAAELGLPVKMRLVSYAYAGVEPEVMGIGPVPATEKALRNAGLTIDDIGLFEINEAFAVQVLSFLDHYGISDDDPRVNRYGGAIAVGHPLASSGVRLMIQLARQFEEDPSVRYGITTMCVGLGMGGTVIWENPHHPDYSGTPAGETAATASEGAMA from the coding sequence GTGAGCCAGCACGGAAGCGGCGCATCTACGCGCACTGTCCGCGACGTCGTCTTTGTGGACGGCATCCGCACACCCTTCGGCAGGGCCGGTGAGAAAGGGATTTACGCCGGGACCCGGGCCGATGACCTGATCGTGAAATGCATCCGCGGCCTGCTGCGCCGCAACCCGTCGCTGCCCGCCGGGCGGATCGACGAGGTGGCCATCGCCGCGACCACCCAAACAGGTGACCAGGGCCTTACCCTCGGCAGGACCGCCGCACTCCTGGCCGGCCTTCCACGGACTGTTCCCGGCTTCGCCATCGACCGCATGTGCGCCGGCGCGATGACCGCTGTCACCACCACGGCCGGCGGCATCGGCTTCGGCGCCTACGACGTGGTGGTTGCCGGCGGAGTGGAACATATGGGACACCACCCCATGGGCTCCGGCGCCGATCCAAACCCCCGGTTCATGTCCGAACGGCTGGTGGACCCGGCAGCCCTGAACATGGGCAACACCGCGGAGAACCTCCACGACCGGTTCCCCGCCATCACCAAGGAACGCACGGACGCCTACGCCGTGGCCTCGCAGGACAAGCTGGCCGCTGCCTACCAGGACGGCCGGATCCAGCCGGACCTCGTTCCCGTTGCCGCCCGCAGGCCCGGAGAGGGCTGGACGGTCCACAGCAAGGACGAACCGCCCCGGCCCGGCACCACCCTGGCCGACCTCGCCGGCCTCCGCACGCCCTTCCGCGCCCACGGCCGGGTCACGGCCGGAAACGCCGCCGGCTTGAACGATGGCGCAACCGCTGCCGTCCTGGCCTCCGCTGATGCGGCCGCCGAACTTGGCCTGCCGGTCAAGATGAGGCTGGTCAGCTACGCTTACGCAGGAGTGGAGCCGGAGGTCATGGGCATCGGACCTGTGCCGGCCACCGAAAAAGCCCTGAGGAATGCCGGACTGACCATCGATGACATTGGCCTGTTCGAAATCAACGAGGCCTTCGCCGTCCAGGTCCTCAGTTTCCTGGACCACTACGGCATCTCCGACGACGACCCCCGGGTTAACCGCTACGGCGGGGCCATCGCCGTAGGCCACCCCCTGGCGTCCTCCGGCGTCCGGCTGATGATCCAGCTGGCCCGCCAGTTCGAGGAAGACCCATCGGTCCGCTACGGGATCACCACCATGTGCGTGGGTCTTGGCATGGGCGGCACCGTGATCTGGGAGAACCCGCACCACCCCGACTACAGTGGAACTCCCGCCGGGGAGACCGCTGCTACCGCTTCCGAAGGAGCCATGGCATGA
- a CDS encoding HRDC domain-containing protein translates to MTPNIPENTTAGVPAAAAAPHITVEGFDSPIPEIIDLDAPRDGVPLVIETQSGLERCAAAIAAGTGPAGVDAERASGFRYGQRAFLVQIRREGAGTWLIDPEPFGNLDIINDALRGVEWILHAASQDLPCLSELGMWPDKLFDTELAARLAGLPRVGLAAVIEQLLGFGLAKEHSAADWSTRPLPEPWLRYAALDVEVLTELREELIELLQADGKLEYAEQEFAAILEAGIAPPRVDPWRKTSGLHQIRDRRQLAAVRELWLERDSLAQKRDVAPGRLIPDSALVAAAKAMPATVPQLLGTKGFHGRAAQREAPRWLRCIAAARDMQELPPLHLATNAPPPPRVWADRDPEAAARLGTARPLLQAKAEELNLPLENLLTPDYLRRVAWRPPADVSEDSIAAELRALGARKWQVELTAPLISSAFLNPQPLPPKEPKPVAVAGGQ, encoded by the coding sequence ATGACCCCAAACATTCCGGAAAACACCACAGCCGGCGTCCCGGCTGCTGCTGCCGCGCCGCACATCACGGTGGAGGGCTTTGACAGTCCCATCCCCGAAATCATCGATCTCGACGCACCCCGGGACGGCGTTCCCCTGGTCATCGAAACCCAGTCCGGCCTGGAACGCTGCGCCGCCGCCATCGCCGCCGGCACCGGGCCGGCCGGTGTTGACGCCGAACGCGCCTCCGGGTTCCGCTACGGCCAGCGCGCCTTCCTGGTCCAGATCCGGCGCGAGGGCGCAGGGACCTGGCTGATCGACCCCGAACCGTTCGGGAACCTGGACATCATCAACGACGCCCTGCGCGGGGTCGAATGGATCCTGCACGCTGCCAGCCAGGACCTCCCCTGCCTGTCCGAACTCGGGATGTGGCCGGACAAGCTTTTCGATACCGAACTCGCCGCGCGCCTGGCCGGGCTGCCCCGGGTGGGGCTGGCGGCGGTCATCGAACAGCTCCTGGGATTCGGGCTTGCCAAGGAGCATTCAGCGGCCGACTGGTCCACCCGCCCCCTGCCCGAACCGTGGCTCCGGTACGCCGCCCTGGACGTCGAGGTCCTCACCGAGCTGCGTGAGGAACTCATTGAGCTGCTCCAGGCCGACGGGAAGCTGGAATATGCCGAGCAGGAGTTTGCCGCCATCCTCGAAGCCGGCATCGCTCCGCCCCGGGTGGACCCCTGGCGGAAAACCTCCGGCCTGCACCAGATCCGGGACCGCCGCCAACTGGCTGCGGTCCGCGAATTGTGGCTGGAACGCGACTCCCTGGCGCAAAAACGCGACGTGGCGCCCGGCCGCCTCATTCCCGATTCGGCCCTGGTGGCTGCCGCGAAGGCGATGCCGGCCACTGTCCCGCAGCTTCTGGGCACCAAGGGATTCCATGGACGCGCCGCCCAGCGCGAGGCTCCGCGCTGGCTGCGCTGCATCGCCGCTGCACGGGACATGCAGGAACTCCCACCGCTGCACCTGGCCACCAACGCCCCACCGCCGCCGAGGGTCTGGGCAGACCGCGATCCGGAGGCGGCTGCCCGCCTGGGCACGGCCAGGCCCCTGCTGCAGGCAAAAGCCGAGGAGCTGAACCTGCCGCTGGAGAACCTGCTGACACCCGATTACCTGCGGCGGGTGGCGTGGCGGCCTCCTGCAGATGTCAGCGAGGACTCGATTGCTGCTGAGCTGCGTGCCCTCGGTGCGCGCAAGTGGCAGGTGGAACTCACCGCCCCGCTGATCTCCAGCGCCTTCCTGAACCCGCAGCCATTGCCACCCAAGGAACCCAAACCCGTCGCAGTTGCCGGCGGCCAGTAA
- a CDS encoding DUF3000 domain-containing protein, whose product MNALDQVPPDFLHALGTLRKARCRKELRLAEIPAPARLAPFAVALGAEVMAPGTGAPSTPVHGPAALAFAAAGGPTGAGTADEDGTELATGRFILLHDPDGSAVWDGEFRIVTYIRAELEPEMGNDQMLGTVAWTWLVEALEIHKAPYRAAGGTATRVLSESFGTLAGRPGSIDIELRASWTPGSSDVQAHLEAWSDMVCTFAGLPPLPDGVTALPPRRRGQQNGFGAAR is encoded by the coding sequence GTGAACGCACTTGACCAGGTTCCCCCGGATTTTCTCCACGCCTTGGGAACCCTCAGGAAAGCCCGGTGCCGGAAGGAACTGCGCCTGGCCGAGATCCCTGCCCCCGCGCGGCTGGCCCCCTTCGCCGTCGCGCTGGGCGCTGAAGTCATGGCGCCCGGCACCGGTGCCCCTTCGACGCCGGTCCACGGGCCGGCGGCCCTGGCTTTCGCCGCGGCCGGCGGTCCAACCGGGGCCGGAACTGCGGACGAGGACGGGACCGAACTCGCAACCGGACGTTTCATCCTCCTGCATGACCCGGACGGCTCAGCGGTCTGGGACGGCGAGTTCCGCATCGTGACCTACATCCGGGCCGAGCTGGAACCGGAAATGGGCAACGACCAAATGCTGGGCACCGTGGCATGGACGTGGCTGGTGGAAGCGCTGGAAATCCACAAGGCCCCGTACCGGGCGGCCGGTGGCACGGCCACCCGCGTCCTGTCCGAAAGCTTCGGCACCCTGGCCGGCCGGCCAGGGTCCATCGACATCGAGCTCCGGGCCTCCTGGACGCCGGGTTCCTCCGATGTGCAGGCGCACCTGGAAGCCTGGTCCGACATGGTGTGCACGTTCGCAGGCCTGCCGCCGCTGCCCGACGGCGTCACGGCCCTGCCGCCCCGGCGGCGGGGCCAGCAGAACGGTTTCGGGGCAGCCCGGTAA